One window of Methanobacterium alkalithermotolerans genomic DNA carries:
- a CDS encoding HAD family hydrolase: MILLLFDIDKTLIDRSECHHRAFSHAFQEVFQVNTDIDIINYHGKTDPQITCEVLKKEGLDENLIKKKLDEFKEILSSYFILNVKDDHIMVLEGVRDLLTELESQGILLGLITGNLESIARAKLKQVDLDKYFKLGGFGSDNYHRPYLVSTALKRASRKYNFSPDNSPAFVIGDTPRDIKAGLENKTGTIGVSTGIYSPRELKDAGADFVLESLQYKKEFMGFIKSR; the protein is encoded by the coding sequence ATGATTTTATTGCTTTTTGATATTGATAAAACCCTGATTGATCGTTCCGAGTGCCATCACCGTGCCTTTAGTCATGCCTTCCAGGAAGTCTTTCAGGTGAACACAGATATTGATATTATCAATTACCATGGGAAAACTGACCCCCAGATAACCTGTGAAGTTTTAAAAAAAGAGGGTCTTGATGAAAATCTTATAAAAAAGAAATTAGATGAATTTAAAGAGATATTATCCTCTTATTTTATTTTAAATGTTAAAGACGACCATATTATGGTGCTGGAGGGAGTAAGGGATTTATTGACTGAACTGGAAAGTCAGGGCATATTATTAGGATTAATCACCGGTAACCTGGAATCAATTGCCCGGGCAAAACTAAAACAGGTGGACCTGGATAAATATTTCAAATTAGGTGGTTTTGGAAGTGATAATTACCACCGGCCATATCTGGTATCTACTGCCCTGAAAAGAGCCAGCCGAAAATATAATTTTAGCCCGGATAATTCCCCTGCTTTTGTGATTGGAGATACCCCCCGGGATATAAAGGCTGGTTTAGAAAACAAAACTGGTACCATCGGAGTATCCACCGGAATATATTCCCCCCGGGAACTTAAAGATGCCGGGGCGGATTTTGTACTGGAAAGCTTACAATATAAAAAAGAATTTATGGGGTTTATAAAATCCAGATGA
- a CDS encoding amidohydrolase family protein, with the protein MESNSILIENTLILDGEKMEKGSILIENDKIRELSKDINKKEADKVIDGSKKIVIPGMVNTHTHLSMTLLRGLADDLDLDTWLNDHIWPMEASLNEDYCYAGALLGCVEMIKSGTTTFNDMYFYMEDVARAVEESGLRCILSHGMIDLGDAHKRKEEFKKTHHLIEKCHNSASGRIQVAYGPHSPYTCSEELLKQVREEATKKGISIHIHVGETRTEVQQVTDAQGKRPFEYLDEIGFLKEDVLAAHGVWLSSEEINIIKKRKVNLSHNPASNMKLASGVSPVDQLIKNEVVVGLGTDGAASNNNLDMLEEMKLAALLQKVHTLDPTSLPAEKVFQMATIQGASALGMEKEIGTIKEGKKADLAIINIKTSHLTPFRHPLSHLVYSAQGGDVDTVICNGNILMENRNLQFIKENQVLELAENAAEEMLSKN; encoded by the coding sequence ATGGAAAGTAACAGTATTCTGATTGAAAATACCCTGATTTTAGATGGGGAGAAAATGGAAAAGGGATCAATTTTAATTGAAAATGATAAAATAAGAGAATTATCTAAGGACATCAATAAAAAAGAAGCAGACAAAGTTATTGATGGTTCTAAAAAAATAGTAATACCCGGCATGGTGAATACCCACACCCACCTTTCCATGACACTTTTAAGGGGTCTGGCCGATGATTTGGACCTTGATACCTGGCTGAATGACCATATCTGGCCTATGGAAGCTAGTTTAAATGAGGATTACTGTTATGCCGGTGCCCTTTTAGGTTGTGTGGAAATGATAAAGTCAGGTACCACCACCTTCAATGATATGTATTTCTATATGGAGGATGTAGCCCGGGCAGTGGAAGAATCCGGTCTGCGCTGCATCTTATCCCATGGAATGATTGATTTAGGTGATGCCCATAAGCGAAAAGAAGAATTTAAAAAAACACATCATCTGATTGAAAAATGTCATAACAGCGCCAGTGGAAGAATCCAGGTGGCTTATGGTCCTCATTCACCCTATACCTGTTCTGAAGAACTGCTTAAACAGGTCCGGGAGGAAGCCACTAAAAAAGGCATTTCCATACATATTCATGTTGGTGAAACCCGGACCGAAGTTCAACAAGTTACAGATGCCCAGGGTAAAAGACCTTTTGAATATCTGGATGAAATAGGATTTTTAAAAGAAGATGTTCTGGCAGCCCATGGGGTGTGGCTTTCTTCTGAGGAAATAAATATTATCAAAAAAAGAAAGGTGAATTTATCCCACAATCCAGCCAGTAATATGAAATTAGCTTCAGGAGTATCCCCAGTGGATCAATTAATTAAAAATGAGGTTGTGGTGGGACTGGGAACTGACGGTGCTGCTTCTAATAATAATCTGGATATGTTAGAAGAGATGAAGCTGGCGGCTCTCTTGCAGAAAGTCCATACTTTAGATCCCACTTCCCTCCCGGCAGAAAAAGTATTCCAGATGGCCACCATACAGGGTGCCTCTGCTTTGGGGATGGAAAAGGAAATAGGAACCATTAAGGAAGGTAAAAAAGCCGATCTGGCGATTATTAATATTAAAACCTCACATTTAACTCCTTTCAGGCACCCTTTATCCCACCTGGTGTACTCTGCCCAGGGTGGTGATGTGGATACCGTTATCTGTAATGGTAACATTCTCATGGAAAACCGAAATCTTCAGTTTATAAAAGAAAATCAGGTTCTGGAGCTGGCTGAAAACGCAGCTGAAGAAATGCTTTCCAAAAATTAG
- the hisG gene encoding ATP phosphoribosyltransferase, which produces MKIRIAIPSKGRISDPVVKLLGKAGIGLKDTVNRKLFSDTHHPDISVMFTRAADIPEFVADGAADMGITGLDLIQEKGNRVKILEDLNFGKASLVLASPEESSITNLNDVKDGMVVATEFPNLTYRYLQENGVNAKIVELSGSTEIAPFIGVADLIADLTSTGTTLKMNHLKIVDTILESSVKLVANHHSYKDKNKIMEEVRTGIRGVMDAEGRKLVMLNVEKNKLEEVKQAMPGMTGPTVSQVLSSENMVAVHAVVGEEEVFNLINRLKKVGARDILVMPIERII; this is translated from the coding sequence ATGAAGATTAGAATTGCCATTCCCTCTAAAGGAAGAATAAGCGATCCGGTGGTTAAACTTTTAGGCAAAGCCGGAATCGGTTTAAAAGATACAGTTAATAGGAAGCTTTTTTCAGATACTCATCATCCGGATATCAGTGTAATGTTCACCCGTGCTGCGGATATACCAGAATTTGTAGCTGACGGGGCAGCTGATATGGGAATCACCGGACTGGACCTCATTCAGGAGAAGGGAAACCGGGTTAAAATCTTAGAAGATCTGAATTTTGGAAAGGCCAGCCTGGTATTGGCTTCTCCAGAAGAATCCTCAATAACTAATCTTAATGATGTAAAAGATGGTATGGTGGTGGCCACTGAGTTTCCCAATCTTACCTATCGTTATCTCCAGGAAAATGGTGTAAATGCTAAAATAGTGGAACTGAGTGGTTCCACGGAAATAGCACCATTTATTGGTGTGGCCGATTTGATTGCGGATTTAACCAGCACCGGCACCACCTTAAAAATGAATCATCTTAAAATTGTGGACACCATACTTGAAAGTTCAGTTAAACTGGTGGCCAATCACCACAGTTATAAGGATAAGAATAAAATCATGGAGGAAGTGCGCACCGGTATAAGGGGGGTTATGGATGCTGAGGGTAGAAAACTGGTCATGCTAAATGTGGAAAAAAACAAGCTGGAAGAGGTTAAACAGGCCATGCCGGGAATGACCGGTCCCACTGTTTCCCAGGTTTTATCCAGTGAGAATATGGTGGCCGTACATGCCGTGGTAGGTGAAGAAGAAGTTTTTAATCTGATAAACCGCCTGAAAAAAGTAGGGGCCCGGGATATACTGGTCATGCCTATTGAAAGGATAATTTAA
- a CDS encoding ABC transporter permease: protein MNYVGLIIKNPFRNKTRTSLAIIGIAIGIATIVALGLVTGGLKESTESTLKAGGAEITVIQAGTDGFLAGNVQKERITDIQNINGIQDTAGVLRTSVRLENGSSSNFGPSGFIVNGMEVTKLNLAGIESIDGAYFSDDDANEIIIGKTAAQNLNKTVGDSIKIFNEDFKITGIFETGNIITDAGAYLSLSKLQQLTNTEDKVSIILVKINENANATQVGNDIEEAYPDELATTSAADQIGRINQGLSFIDTATWAISLLAIVIGGVGVINTMIMSVYERTREIGVLKAVGWRSRRILGMILGESIVITLLAALVGIVVGIIGVELLLSLTTETQGIIQPAYSLELFARALGIAFLVGIIGGIYPAYRASRLAPTEALRYE from the coding sequence ATGAATTATGTGGGATTGATTATAAAAAATCCATTCAGGAATAAAACCAGAACTTCCCTGGCCATTATAGGCATTGCCATAGGCATTGCCACCATAGTAGCTCTGGGTCTTGTTACTGGGGGACTCAAAGAATCCACCGAAAGCACCCTTAAAGCAGGGGGAGCTGAAATAACTGTAATACAGGCAGGTACCGATGGTTTCCTGGCAGGGAATGTTCAAAAAGAACGCATCACTGATATTCAAAATATAAACGGGATTCAGGATACAGCAGGTGTTCTCCGGACCAGTGTTCGTCTGGAAAATGGTTCCAGTTCCAACTTTGGCCCCAGTGGATTCATAGTGAATGGTATGGAGGTCACTAAACTTAATCTGGCCGGCATAGAAAGTATTGATGGGGCTTATTTTTCAGATGATGATGCCAATGAAATAATTATAGGTAAAACTGCTGCTCAGAACCTCAATAAAACGGTGGGGGATTCTATAAAAATTTTTAATGAGGATTTTAAAATCACCGGGATTTTCGAAACAGGAAATATCATCACCGATGCTGGAGCATACCTTTCCTTAAGTAAACTTCAGCAATTAACCAATACTGAAGATAAGGTCAGTATAATACTGGTTAAGATAAATGAAAATGCCAACGCTACCCAGGTAGGAAATGATATTGAAGAGGCCTATCCAGATGAACTGGCCACCACTTCTGCTGCTGATCAAATAGGAAGGATAAATCAGGGATTAAGCTTTATCGATACTGCCACCTGGGCAATATCATTACTGGCCATAGTTATAGGAGGGGTGGGAGTTATAAACACCATGATAATGTCTGTTTATGAAAGAACCCGGGAAATCGGGGTCTTAAAAGCGGTGGGATGGAGAAGTAGAAGAATATTAGGCATGATTTTAGGTGAATCCATAGTAATCACTCTTTTGGCTGCCCTGGTTGGTATTGTGGTGGGAATTATTGGGGTGGAACTGCTTTTATCCCTCACTACCGAAACCCAGGGCATAATCCAGCCAGCATATTCTCTGGAACTATTTGCCCGGGCTTTAGGAATAGCATTCCTGGTAGGAATAATCGGAGGTATTTATCCTGCTTACCGGGCCAGCAGACTAGCTCCAACCGAGGCACTGCGCTATGAATAA
- a CDS encoding ABC transporter ATP-binding protein yields MNKPDYFIEIQNLKKSYDEGTIKALNGIDLKIKKGEFVSIMGPSGSGKSTLLNMIGALDKGDEGSLKVAGIDLMQKKDLSQFRSSEIGFVFQLHNLIPNLTVVENVQIPMLETPISSKKMEKRALDLLKKVELEDKINQRPTKLSGGERQRVAIARALVNHPSIILADEPTGSLDSKTGDIILGLLKNIHKKENVTLIMVTHESYVANMADRIINVLDGKIRDDSTNNIVS; encoded by the coding sequence ATGAATAAACCAGATTACTTTATTGAAATACAAAACCTTAAAAAAAGCTATGATGAAGGGACCATAAAGGCTTTAAATGGCATAGACCTGAAAATCAAAAAGGGGGAATTTGTTTCTATTATGGGGCCTTCAGGTTCTGGTAAATCCACCCTCCTCAATATGATAGGGGCTCTGGATAAGGGAGATGAAGGTTCTCTAAAGGTAGCCGGTATTGATTTAATGCAAAAAAAGGATTTGAGTCAGTTCCGGTCTTCTGAAATTGGATTCGTCTTTCAGCTGCATAACTTAATTCCCAACCTCACGGTAGTGGAGAATGTACAGATTCCCATGCTGGAAACTCCAATTTCCAGTAAAAAAATGGAAAAACGGGCACTTGATCTATTAAAAAAAGTGGAACTGGAGGATAAAATTAACCAGAGACCAACCAAACTTTCAGGGGGAGAAAGACAGAGGGTGGCTATTGCCCGGGCTTTAGTAAACCACCCCTCTATTATATTAGCCGATGAACCCACAGGTTCTTTAGATTCCAAAACAGGGGACATAATTCTGGGCCTACTAAAAAACATCCATAAAAAAGAAAATGTAACACTGATTATGGTAACACACGAATCATACGTGGCTAATATGGCTGATAGAATTATTAATGTACTTGATGGTAAAATAAGGGATGATTCAACTAATAATATTGTGTCCTAA
- a CDS encoding fumarylacetoacetate hydrolase family protein translates to MKIMRFIVDRKEKTGLIEDSNIIELSCSVVEALNAINLDKFKKNSYYTLENIKIKAPVSPSKVVCVGLNYQDHAAELNMDIPDEPILFLKPPSAVIGHQEPIIYPGSSNQVDYEAEMGIIISKKAKNIKENNAREFIGGYTILNDVTARDLQKKDGQWTRAKSFDTFAPIGPVIETQMNPDNQNIFLKLNGEIKQDSNTKNMIFEVEELLEFISHIMTLNPGDIIATGTPPGVGSLQPGDRIETGVEDIGVLKNQIIRP, encoded by the coding sequence ATGAAGATTATGCGATTTATAGTAGATCGAAAAGAAAAAACAGGCTTAATTGAGGATTCTAATATTATAGAACTTAGCTGTTCAGTTGTGGAAGCACTTAACGCTATTAATCTTGATAAATTCAAAAAAAACAGTTATTATACTTTAGAAAATATTAAAATTAAAGCACCGGTCTCACCTTCCAAGGTGGTGTGTGTGGGTCTAAATTACCAGGACCATGCTGCTGAACTAAACATGGATATTCCCGATGAACCCATCCTATTTTTAAAACCCCCCAGTGCAGTTATTGGGCATCAGGAGCCCATCATTTATCCTGGTTCTTCAAATCAAGTTGATTATGAGGCAGAAATGGGAATAATCATTTCCAAAAAAGCAAAAAATATAAAGGAAAATAATGCCCGGGAATTTATAGGGGGATACACCATCCTTAATGATGTGACTGCCCGGGATCTGCAAAAAAAAGACGGGCAATGGACCCGTGCTAAGAGTTTTGATACTTTCGCCCCGATAGGTCCGGTTATTGAAACTCAAATGAATCCTGATAATCAAAATATATTCTTAAAGCTTAATGGAGAAATTAAACAGGATTCTAATACTAAAAATATGATATTTGAGGTGGAAGAACTCCTGGAATTCATATCTCATATTATGACTCTTAATCCGGGAGATATTATTGCCACAGGCACCCCACCCGGGGTGGGTTCCCTGCAACCAGGGGACCGGATTGAAACCGGGGTGGAGGATATAGGTGTCCTGAAAAATCAGATTATAAGGCCTTAA
- the leuS gene encoding leucine--tRNA ligase, whose translation MKSNVESKWQERWKKSKIFHSNPDEREKLFLTVAYPYPSGAMHIGHGRTYTVPDVYARFKRMQGYNVLFPMGWHVTGAPVIGIARRIQRQDPWTLDIYKNIHKVPEEELKKFTNPEYIVEYFSSEYHQVMEKMGYSIDWRREFRTTDPAYKKFIEWQIRQLKSKGRVRRGAHPVKYCGECENPVGDHDLLEGEGVSINELTLLKFEIDGFYLVPATFRPETIYGATNLWLNPESNYVKVMADGEKWLISKEAYDNLSHQKNLEILEEVDPRPLIGRMVKNIVTGEEHPILPASFVDPEYGSGVVFSVPGHAPADYMALHDLKNNSELLKEYQLEEIVKNLQPINVITLKGYGKFPAQEIIEKMGIKNQKDPHLQEATNELYKQEHTRGVMSEHIPIYSGQKVSLIRETISSSLKGEKKASLMYDFAERPVICRCGNRCVVKIMEDQWFITYSDEEWKKNTRDTLEKMKIIPSEVRANFNYYIGWLHDWACSRRIGLGTRIPWDPQWIIEPLTDSTIYMSYYTIAPYLNKIDPDDLDDEFFSRVFLDEPGPVKVEEGLIKQIKDEFNYYYPLDWRLSAKDLIGNHLTFHIFHHTAIFPEDKRPQGIVVFGMGLLEGNKMSSSKGNVVLLEDALTRHGADVVRLFLMSSAEPWQDFDWREKEVKGTRRRLEWFVEFAKKVNTLHQESLLLKDVGNNSSIPLESFINKWMLGQLHLRIKDATEALEGFQTRKAVQDSLFLLKKDVDHYFHRIHSYQDDEKYQEEISQVLSLVLESWIRLLSPFTPYTCEELWEEYGGEGLVSEAPWPVYDPGFIDEKIQKAEEIIQDLVNDITEIKKIVGVDPEKIHIYLAPSWKWEVFDIAIEVGRPDIGRIIGQTIQKKLHDDKKEIAEFAQKISREITRVNYVGHLEEYKILSDARDYLQKVTEAEIVIHQDADYDPENKARNALPYKPAIFLE comes from the coding sequence TTGAAAAGTAATGTGGAGAGTAAATGGCAGGAAAGATGGAAGAAATCTAAAATATTTCATTCCAATCCCGATGAAAGGGAGAAATTATTTTTAACAGTAGCTTATCCGTATCCCAGTGGAGCTATGCATATTGGGCACGGCAGAACCTACACAGTACCAGATGTATATGCTCGTTTTAAAAGAATGCAAGGATATAATGTATTATTTCCCATGGGATGGCATGTTACCGGGGCCCCGGTTATAGGGATAGCCCGGCGAATACAACGGCAGGACCCCTGGACCCTGGATATCTATAAAAACATCCATAAAGTTCCAGAAGAGGAACTAAAAAAATTCACCAATCCTGAATATATTGTAGAGTACTTCAGCAGTGAATACCACCAGGTTATGGAAAAAATGGGTTACTCCATTGACTGGAGAAGGGAATTTAGAACCACTGATCCGGCTTATAAAAAATTTATTGAATGGCAAATCCGTCAGCTCAAAAGTAAGGGACGGGTAAGAAGAGGGGCCCACCCGGTAAAATATTGTGGAGAATGTGAAAACCCGGTGGGGGATCACGACCTTCTGGAAGGGGAAGGTGTGAGTATAAATGAATTAACCCTCCTTAAATTTGAAATAGATGGATTTTATCTGGTTCCTGCAACCTTTCGCCCGGAGACAATTTATGGTGCTACCAATCTCTGGTTAAATCCCGAATCAAATTATGTGAAGGTTATGGCAGATGGTGAAAAATGGTTAATCAGTAAAGAGGCTTATGATAACCTTTCCCACCAGAAAAATCTGGAAATATTGGAAGAAGTAGATCCCCGCCCTCTGATTGGGCGGATGGTGAAGAATATTGTTACTGGTGAAGAACACCCTATCTTACCTGCCAGCTTTGTTGATCCCGAATATGGTAGTGGGGTTGTTTTTTCAGTTCCAGGTCATGCTCCTGCAGATTACATGGCACTGCATGATTTGAAGAATAATTCTGAACTTTTAAAGGAATATCAACTGGAGGAAATTGTAAAAAACCTCCAGCCCATCAATGTAATCACCTTAAAAGGCTATGGAAAATTCCCTGCCCAGGAAATTATTGAAAAAATGGGAATTAAAAATCAGAAAGATCCCCACCTGCAGGAAGCCACCAATGAACTCTACAAACAGGAACACACCAGAGGAGTAATGAGCGAACATATACCAATTTACAGTGGTCAGAAAGTTTCCCTGATCCGGGAAACCATCAGTTCCAGTTTAAAGGGAGAGAAAAAAGCCAGTTTAATGTATGATTTTGCTGAAAGACCAGTTATATGCCGATGCGGCAATCGCTGCGTGGTTAAAATAATGGAAGACCAGTGGTTTATCACATATTCTGATGAGGAATGGAAAAAAAACACCCGTGATACTCTGGAAAAAATGAAAATAATACCTTCAGAAGTAAGGGCTAATTTCAATTATTATATTGGATGGTTGCATGACTGGGCATGTTCTCGTAGAATAGGATTGGGTACCAGGATTCCCTGGGATCCTCAGTGGATTATAGAGCCTTTAACTGATTCCACTATCTACATGTCTTACTATACTATAGCCCCCTATCTTAATAAAATAGATCCTGATGACCTGGATGATGAGTTTTTCTCCCGGGTATTTTTAGATGAGCCCGGCCCGGTTAAAGTGGAAGAAGGTCTTATAAAACAGATAAAGGATGAATTCAACTACTACTATCCTCTGGACTGGAGGCTTTCGGCAAAGGATCTTATTGGAAACCACCTCACCTTCCACATATTCCACCATACGGCCATTTTCCCGGAAGATAAAAGGCCTCAGGGAATAGTTGTATTTGGAATGGGGCTTCTGGAAGGAAATAAAATGTCTTCCTCTAAAGGGAATGTGGTTCTTCTGGAGGATGCCCTCACCCGGCACGGTGCTGATGTGGTAAGGCTCTTTTTAATGTCTTCTGCTGAGCCATGGCAGGACTTTGACTGGAGGGAAAAGGAAGTAAAAGGAACCCGCAGAAGACTGGAATGGTTTGTGGAATTTGCTAAAAAAGTAAACACCCTGCACCAGGAATCCCTGCTGCTTAAGGACGTGGGAAATAACTCTTCCATTCCCCTGGAAAGTTTTATTAATAAATGGATGTTAGGTCAGCTCCATCTAAGAATAAAAGATGCTACTGAAGCTTTAGAAGGATTTCAGACCAGAAAAGCAGTTCAAGATTCCCTATTCCTTTTAAAAAAGGATGTGGATCATTACTTCCACCGGATACATTCTTATCAGGATGATGAAAAGTATCAGGAAGAAATTTCTCAGGTATTATCCCTGGTCCTGGAATCATGGATACGTCTTCTATCGCCATTTACACCTTATACTTGCGAAGAGCTCTGGGAAGAATATGGTGGAGAGGGATTGGTATCAGAAGCTCCCTGGCCAGTATATGATCCTGGTTTCATAGATGAAAAAATTCAAAAGGCCGAGGAGATTATTCAGGATCTGGTTAATGACATAACCGAGATTAAAAAGATAGTGGGCGTTGACCCTGAAAAGATACATATCTATCTGGCCCCTTCATGGAAATGGGAAGTTTTTGATATAGCAATAGAAGTAGGAAGGCCAGATATTGGCCGTATAATTGGCCAAACTATCCAGAAAAAGTTGCATGATGATAAAAAAGAAATAGCTGAGTTTGCCCAAAAAATAAGTAGAGAAATTACCCGGGTAAATTATGTGGGTCACCTGGAGGAATATAAGATACTATCTGATGCCCGAGATTATTTACAAAAGGTAACAGAAGCAGAGATAGTAATCCATCAGGATGCAGATTATGATCCCGAAAACAAAGCCCGTAATGCCCTGCCTTATAAACCAGCTATTTTCCTGGAATAG
- the cutA gene encoding divalent-cation tolerance protein CutA, with protein sequence MFAIVYITTSSKEESTRIGKKLVQERLSGCVNIPNDVKSFYYWEGNIEEDTESVLLVKTKTSKVEKIIKRVKELHSYENPCIVALPIINGSPEYLNWLNEEMERDSN encoded by the coding sequence ATGTTTGCCATAGTTTACATTACCACCTCCAGTAAGGAAGAGTCAACCAGAATTGGTAAAAAATTGGTCCAGGAACGACTCTCCGGATGTGTCAATATTCCGAATGATGTGAAATCATTCTACTACTGGGAGGGAAATATAGAGGAAGATACAGAATCTGTACTGCTGGTTAAAACTAAAACTAGTAAAGTGGAAAAAATCATAAAAAGGGTAAAAGAATTGCATAGCTATGAAAATCCATGCATAGTGGCTCTTCCCATAATAAATGGTTCCCCTGAATATTTAAACTGGTTAAATGAGGAAATGGAAAGAGATTCTAATTAA
- a CDS encoding NAD+ synthase translates to MNQGDIKIPQLEGKPAIKKLEGFIKDKVKLSGSSGVVLGLSGGIDSAVVAFLCQQALGPSKVLGLLLPSKTNTAQDLEHGQQVAEILKIESEVINIDPLIEKFPLLCHHPPDEMTLANLKPRIRMMVLYYHANSLNRMVVGTGNRSELMMGYFTKFGDGGADILPLGDLYKTQVWEIARLLGVPREIIDKSPSAGLWPGQTDEKELGIDYITLDKILHLMFDESLSPDLIAQKMDLPLQEIKRIKKRVNLSNHKINLPEIPLIR, encoded by the coding sequence ATGAATCAGGGAGATATTAAAATTCCACAGCTGGAGGGAAAGCCCGCCATTAAAAAATTAGAAGGATTTATTAAAGATAAGGTGAAATTATCTGGTTCTTCCGGAGTTGTTCTGGGACTGAGTGGTGGAATTGACTCTGCAGTAGTGGCTTTTCTATGTCAACAGGCTTTGGGTCCATCTAAAGTACTGGGACTCCTCCTGCCCAGTAAAACCAACACAGCTCAGGATTTAGAGCATGGTCAACAGGTGGCAGAGATACTTAAAATAGAATCTGAAGTGATTAACATAGACCCCTTAATAGAAAAGTTCCCTCTTTTATGCCATCACCCTCCTGATGAAATGACTCTGGCCAATTTAAAACCCAGGATCAGAATGATGGTTTTATATTACCACGCCAATTCATTAAATAGGATGGTAGTAGGGACTGGAAATCGAAGTGAGCTCATGATGGGTTACTTCACTAAATTCGGAGATGGAGGAGCAGATATTTTACCTTTAGGAGACCTTTACAAAACCCAGGTATGGGAAATTGCCCGACTGCTGGGTGTTCCCCGGGAAATAATTGACAAATCTCCTTCTGCCGGTCTGTGGCCGGGCCAAACTGATGAAAAAGAACTGGGAATAGATTATATAACTTTGGATAAGATTCTGCATCTAATGTTTGATGAAAGTTTATCCCCTGATTTAATAGCTCAAAAAATGGATTTACCACTTCAGGAGATAAAAAGAATAAAAAAAAGGGTCAATTTATCTAATCATAAAATAAATCTCCCTGAAATTCCTCTTATTCGATAA
- a CDS encoding TRC40/GET3/ArsA family transport-energizing ATPase, with translation MAFKDLFKFNKGKTTFVFVGGKGGVGKTTVSAATALWMAKQGKKTLVISTDPAHSLADSLEKPIGHLPTPIMENLHAVEIDPEVAMEDYQVKMKEQAAANPGMGMDMLQDQMDMASMSPGIDEAAAFDKFLQYMTTDEYDIVIFDTAPTGHTLRLLSFPEIMDSWVGKMIKIRKQVGSMAKAFKNIMPFMGDEEEEDRALEDMEVTKKKIREARAVMADPERTSFKMVVIPEEMSIYESERAMEALKKYNIYSDGVIVNQILPEETDCEFCQARRTLQQKRLKQIHEKFQGQLVAELPLLKEEAKGLSTLEKVGELLYGDVKLISE, from the coding sequence ATGGCATTTAAAGATCTTTTTAAATTTAATAAGGGAAAAACCACTTTTGTATTTGTGGGAGGAAAGGGAGGAGTAGGTAAAACTACTGTTTCAGCTGCTACTGCCTTATGGATGGCTAAACAAGGCAAAAAAACTCTGGTCATATCTACTGATCCGGCTCACTCCCTGGCGGATTCTCTGGAAAAACCAATTGGACACCTGCCCACCCCGATAATGGAAAACCTTCATGCGGTGGAGATTGACCCTGAAGTGGCAATGGAAGACTATCAGGTCAAAATGAAGGAACAGGCTGCTGCAAATCCTGGAATGGGAATGGACATGCTTCAGGATCAGATGGACATGGCTTCCATGTCCCCTGGTATAGATGAAGCCGCTGCCTTTGATAAGTTCTTACAGTACATGACCACTGATGAATATGACATTGTGATTTTTGATACAGCACCTACCGGACACACTCTGCGTTTACTATCTTTTCCAGAGATTATGGATTCCTGGGTAGGTAAAATGATTAAAATCAGAAAACAGGTGGGCAGTATGGCCAAGGCCTTTAAAAATATCATGCCCTTTATGGGTGATGAAGAAGAAGAGGACCGGGCTCTAGAAGATATGGAAGTAACCAAGAAGAAAATTAGGGAAGCAAGGGCGGTTATGGCTGATCCAGAAAGGACTTCTTTTAAAATGGTGGTTATTCCGGAAGAAATGTCCATCTATGAATCTGAAAGGGCTATGGAGGCACTGAAAAAATATAACATCTACTCGGACGGGGTTATTGTAAATCAAATACTACCTGAAGAAACTGATTGTGAATTCTGTCAGGCCAGACGGACCCTTCAACAAAAAAGACTCAAACAAATCCATGAAAAATTCCAGGGGCAACTGGTGGCTGAACTCCCACTTTTAAAAGAAGAAGCCAAAGGATTGTCTACCCTGGAAAAAGTGGGCGAATTACTCTATGGTGATGTGAAACTGATTTCAGAGTAA